The stretch of DNA TCAAACCGAGGTAAAAAAGGTGCAAACAACACAACGGAAGAAACTATTTCATCTGATCAAATGCAGACTGGGCTTTTCACATTTCTCTGTGTAACATGACATCATTTATTTAGACTGCACTGATTCCTGATGAGCTTGTTGTCCTACACGTGTCATTTTTATGCACATCATACCTGCTTTGTTAGGATTTTCTGCCACCCATGCAATTGTGATGCCTCCGATCTCAGAGTCGCTGAAGCGTAGAAGAAAGGTACCGTTGGGTTTGGACATGAGCATATCCTGAGCCTGCTGCTTGTTCACAAAGCCTAGAATTGCTCTACAAAGAGAGGATTGcacataaatagaaaaaaaaaatctgatttcccCCATCACCGCTGCGTTTCATTTCTCTGGTTGCCATGGAAAAACTAGAAAATGAGCTTGAGTTTACACATTAGGGCAAGAAAATGTTTATGTTCACAGAAAGATGTTaaataattgtaaaaaaaaaaaataaagaaagaaagaaaataaaataaaaaaagatggaGCTGTGCTTGAATTTTTCTGATGTGCCACAATTTACAACCGGACATTAAACCCGGCTAACAGAAAACCTCAAAAAGCCTCCCTACCCGTCATTCCAGTGAGGTTTGAGATGCTTTTTTGTGAGTTCCATCACTCCGTCAAACCACTGCCAAAATGTGAAGTTCCTCCCTGGCAAGCTTTCCTGCAGACAAACACGAGGAACACGTGTTCTCAGAAGAATGCAGCATTCAGATTTCTCTTCAAACGTTGTGTTGCATTTTCTAAAGTCGACCACTTCCATTAATGTGGAAAAAGAAGAACTCATCCATGATTCACAGTCGTCCCATTTATGTTTCTGATTTGATCAAGTTTGTAACAGAAGGAAGTAATTGCTGTGTGACAGGGAAGAGCTGCTCATGCGTACGTATCCCAGATGAACACTTGTGAAATGGGAGAAACATAATCTTGCAGTTGTCTAATAAGAATAATGTTGTGTGGTGAATGTGAGCACGTTTTATGCCTTCAAGCCAGAAGATGAGGCTCCGGGCatttttctttgtggacaaacagGGTCATTAAGATGAAGAAGTAGCCACCAATGTGCGTTCATTCTCAAGTTGACCACAGAACAGAACAGCAGCGATGCTGCAAATGAAGCAAGACCTATTTCTATGCATGAACATCTTAACGATAGCCAATGCTTTCCAGAAAACCAAGAATGTGGTTGAAATGTTTTATGGAGTGTGGCTTGTGGGTTTTTTAATGCATGAATGGGAAAAGACCTAATTGCACCAGGACAGAAATCCATTCATTAAAGCTGAACGTAACAGATACAATCTTTTCTAAAAGCTGCATGATGCTAACCCTGTTAAACTGTGACCAGGTCATCGTCATGCTCCGGTAGTCGTCTGGGTTGTTGCTGGTGCTGCTGAAGGCCTTTTGAGCCAAGAAGACCaggttctcctcagacaggccccGGTTACTCTGAACCTCGGCCTTGTACTTCATGTTGATGGCTTCACACAGCTGGGGCCAAAGAACCTTATCTGGCACGAGGAAAGGCACTCGACCCTGCAAACACATCGAGGACAGCTCAGGGTTCAGCTGAAAGGACTAAACACGGAGCAACATGCAAACATCGTTATGAATGAAACATTCAAACAGGAGCTTCTATTTTAATGACTATCATTTAAAAGTTGGTTAATATTACTCATTAGTAACCATCTATGGGTCATTTAAACTTTTACTCAGTTCATTTTCTTTTTGAAAATAAATTGATATGTTGATTTTAAATTTATTCTATTTCTAACCTTTTGATGACTTTACCTATTACCGTGTTAAAATCATGTAACGTGTGTAGAGAATTAAGATTAGGACGAACAGTTAAATAAAATAGCAGTGCTCAAAGTTTCTAAAATATATAAAACGTTTTCTCACCGCCTCTGCAAAAGCATTGTCCCACAACACGGTTGCTGTTGCGTTATTGTCTTGGCTACCGTGAACTATCACCACAACTGGAAGTGATAACGTCTGTCCACAGCAAGAAAAAAGGTCGAGCCATTAGATCAGAATCAAATAACCATAAATGATGCAAACACTGAAGAACTAGACACTGTCCATTATCTCTACAAATACGGTTGCTGAGAGGAAAAGTTTAAGTTGCATTATCATTAGGACCTGATGCATAGAACGTGCAGCTAACGCTAAAGCTATTCGGGAAATAAACAATGCTACtttcattattgttgttgttttacctTCACTTGAAAGACGAGCTCATTACTTCCAACACTAAACTGAGACTCAAACAGAATGGTGAACTTCTCTTCTGTGACCGACTCGGCTCCTCGTCTGTCCGATCGCTTGATCCTTTTTAAAGACTGAGTGAAAGATGGGGTCAAAGAAAACAGAACCACAGGTTATTGAGCTATCAGCACACCTGAGTCACATTTAAATAATCCAGAGGACTCTGGAGGACTGTTACTAACAAcatgagagaggggggggggggtctgcaggAGTGTGTGGACCACAAAAGGACGGTTCTGAGCCAAATCTACCTGCccctttattaggtacacctgttCAACAGCTAATCAGCCCAACACATTGCAGGGCCTCAATGCATTTGAGCATGTGGTGAAGTTCACACCAAGCATCATCATGCATACTGGGACTTTTACCTACAACCATTGCTAGGGTTTACAGCTAATGGCGTGAAAATAGAAAACTTCCAGTGAGCATCAGCTGTAAGAATGAATGTCTTGCTGATATGAAAGATTAGAGCCGAGGGTCTGACACACCAATCAGCTCCAGCTTCGTAACACATCCCCCAGAGCAGGCGCCCTGGTGTGTAGCACCACTGTTCAAAGGGTCAAACAGCCTGGATCATTTGCACATCCACCTGCTTCCATGACATACTGTTTTGCCCTGCTTGGTCACGGTCACAAGACTCTTGGGTATATCCTGCAGGGTTTACAACTACGATGAGGGCAGAACATCCTTTTGGTGCTGCGGGTGAAGGGGGTGGGGCCTAACTGTTGCAGAACCCAGATATGGATCAGGCCCAGAAGAGTTTTGAGGTCACATCAACAACTTTTTAGCTTCTCCTGAGCCGGTACTGAGGTGCTGCATGAAGAGGTCCATGCCACTGAAGACTGCCATAGCCAGTAAGAGGGTTTCACTTGGCTGACTGTTTTAAATTCACAACGGCAATTATTTGGAAAATCTTTAGTAGCTGAACATTTCTTATGATTAAATCCAAACAATTACAGGCATATTTCTATTTTCTATATAATTTAAATACCTCATggaaatctccacaataaataaataaataaataaattgtgagGATTTGCAGAAGAATCTAAGTATCTGATGTACCTCCACCCTCTTTCTGATGATTCCATCATCAAAAGCTAATCTTCTCATCTAGACCATAAAGGCCCCACTTACCATGTTCCTGAAGTGGGCGCTGAGAGTGCCTGTGGTCTGATGGTACTCCATCACACAGTTATTGTTCAGAATTTCTCCACTGCTCTCGCTGAGAAAGAAAGACAATTAAGGCGTGAGTCAATTAGCTCTTCCATCTCGTAGGACGGATTTAAGTGCTGAGGATTGTATTCAGTGAAATCATCCAACCATGTTGGTTCTAAGAATGATGTTCTTCTTTCCCGTGTAACTGGAATGTGTTACTATCTCCATCTCCATCTTCTCTCTATCAAAAACACTCATGTCTCTGAGCGTGTTGTTCACGGTGAATAATACACAGATGGCTCCACCGTTTACCCCGTTTCCTGTTAGCCGTCTAGAtcaaggacccccccccccaaacctcaGCTGATTAAATACCAACTTTATACAGACACACAGAGTTATATAACTCTTAAGCAGAGTTTTCATTATAACATTGGGTGTATTATTGAGACTTTATCAATGTAATTCACACACAAATATTAACTTGGTAACCTCACAACCACAGACCAGATTGTGAGGACCCTCTGGTCCACTGGTCTAGCTGACCTGGAGATGGTTAGGATAGTGTCAGCAAGTTATGATGAATGTGGAACCAGACTGTGAAACAGGCTAAAAATGGATTCTGTATCCACCCCAAAGATTCCTCTCAGGCATTGTTAGAGTTCCAGTCATGTTTCTGTGCCGAGGTCGGGTTAAAATACACCCTGAGACTTAATAATCCTCATAGAAAGTCTGAAAcactttattttaatgtttaacatAAAgccttttaaacacacacacacacacacacacacacacacacaggcagaatGAGAAAACTTACTTCCGTGTGTTTTCATTTTTCAGAAGGGCCTTGGCTTGCTGCTCACTAATTATGGTGGCTTTGACCTGTGGAGGGTTCATGTGCACGTTTAACTTCCCTCCCACTAGGAGGCGTACTGTGGCGGCGAACTTGGTCTGGGTTTTTAGAACCTGAGGAGGCTGTTTCTCAATGATGAAGGTGCTGGGGACACAAAAGGAAATACCATTAGAAGGAAAGCATATAACAAAGCCACGCAGATTAGCTTGATTACCTTTAAAGAAGCTAACAGCATGTAGAAGCAAATCTAGCTCTGCTGCAGGGTGGACTCTGCTTCTTTTGGATTTAGTCATTAATCATCAACAAAATACATGAGAACTGGGTTTCTGAAGCACTTGATGGGTGAAGACTTGTCCAATATTCACaccaatgttgtttttttattaaaaaaaggaaGAATACAAGCTTGAAATGTGTGTATTATCTGTAATGCTTCATTTGAATGCATCGAGGCTGTGTGGCATATGATCAAATATTGTATCTAGCAACATTTTTTCCACATTTTCATATTTTACCTAAGAACGTGAATATTACACAGAGGCCTTCAAGACAAACATCATCTTTAGAGACTAGAAAAGGTTGATCAACTACACAGCAGCTTGGTGAAAATGTTGACCACCACCTGTAATTTATTTGTGCTTCTCTGATATTTACAGAGACATTTCCTCAGACTTCTTCAGGGTTAGACAGTTTTTATTTTGGGGTTGGCAGCAGTGATAGAGCAGGTCTTATTTCTTGAAGTGGCAAAGATGGTGCTGTTGATGAATGAAAACAGGAAGCAGcgtcttgaccaatcacaagcttgcggtctccgtctCTTTCGACGGATGGTTAAAATTTGGGGCATGTCTCAGTCTTCCTCGGCAAGCCCGTCAAGGGCTCTTGCGTTGACGCATAGTGGCGTCGCGTGTGCCCgttccgacgcagacggagaagtataaattaggctttagcttcttgggttagctaagttagctagtagttctacattggttcatttgttccaaccggaACAGCCCCACCCCTTtttccatttttggattgtctgggtggGACGAGacatgtgacacagtcaaaatggtggtggtgggaaaccccattttatttcaaatacatgtaatttgaacctatggacattttttcagcgctttgtttgtccatttggaccatgtgaaagcgctttataaataaagttgatttgatttttgTCCGGTATATATGCCGATGGTCCCAAAAGAgcggcccaccagtctgaagttgaaaGTGGAATATTCTAGCCACAGGGGGCAATAGCGGCTGGGTGGCCTTTAATCAACTCTGTAAatgatcattttagcacatactggctcaagaaaatgatttaatatcattaaaaagttgcatagtatccctttaaagaaaCAGGGAAAATAAACATCAAATATGTAAAACAGCATCTGAACGGTGTACTATGGTTTCCAGCTGATAGCTTATTAGGAATCACCATGAAAGGCTATTTCATGTCAACAAAACTTTATTACCTTTGTTATTTTTCAATTATCAACTAAAGGAATTGCAATGAAACACACGTGTGTCTGGAACTGTTCAGTAACTCCACCGAAAAGGAGTGAAAAAGCAGACGTCTCCATCCAAACTTAGATCGCCTCACAGCAATCCTGCATAAACATCACCACTCAGAGTATTTTAATTATAATGCTCTGCTGCTCGGAAGCAAAATGTCAAAAGAACAAAGAAGCGACTCAAGACTTTTGCACAATTCAGTCTTTATATGTGACATCCATCTATACTTTGGCTTTAGTGAATTCACAACTTCAAAAATGTCATTTTTCTTATCTCATATAATTTGGTTGTTTTTCAGTAGAACCCAGTTCTAGTGTATTCTGACACTGTAACACACACAGTGTACCAAATAGCCATGGTTATGGGTTAATGATAAGGAACACCCTGCAGCTTTTTTAGGTTCGACCGATCAGCCTTTGAAAAGGACCTTTATTGTAAACGTGAACATTAGAGAAAGGTCATTGGTTAATAATCATTGCTGAGTAAACTTGCCAACCTAGCAATTATTTCCTTTTTTAAATGCTGAACTTCCACTCCTGTCATTTCAATGgtgcccaaaaaaaaaaaaaaaaaaaaacccaaaaaaggAAAAGTCAACAACAGCAGACACGGCCAAAAGAGTAGTCCTCGGGGCTCAGGGAGAGCTTAGAAGCAAAAATATTTTGTTGTCAGGAGCCTTAAAGGCTTCTGGTCTGTAGCTGAACTAAGTGGTGATGGGACGACAGCACTCTCCCTTTCCCAGTGTGAAAACTTCTGGGATTTGGGGGGAACCTGGAGAGAACACTGCTGAAGAAACAGTGCATTACTGCCTGGACACAGACTCATCAGCAGCCAGTCAGAAATTGCTGTGACAATGACATGACTTCCTTGTGCGTTACTGGTCCCTGTAGGGACCCTCTTAGAAGACAGCGGGAGAGGATGCTGTCAGAAACTTCAGAGTGCTTGTGTTCAGAAATGCTGGTGGGCTAAAAGACCCTGGCAGATCTGCCTTTGGGGACTACTATAATGGACTGAAAGAAGTTGCATGTGCCCTTGCGTTCACAATGCATACTGTCTGTCTCTGTAGACCTCTTTAGGTGGATTTGTGTCCTCCGCTTTAGCTTCAGGCACTTTTATGCGCCGGTCTTTCTGAGACCTCTGACAGCACCAGTCTGTTTGGCTGCTCTACGCAGAAACACCAGTTGCTCCTCTGACTTCTAAGTGAGTTAGTCATATGCCGTCACTGATAATGGCTGAATGAACTGAAATAGTAAACTGATTTGTGACTTCACTGGTTGAAAGAAATCATTTGATGGATAGAATTTCCTGAGAAATTCAGTTTTAGACACGTGTCTTCCCATGAGCTGACCTGAGAAACCACAAAAGCCAACAAAGAGCTCAACTGACCAAAACTGATGCAATAAAATCTTCCTTCTTAGAAAATACTTGGCTTAACTAAACTTAAAGAGACACCAACCTGGTGACCAGTGCTGAGATGATGTCTGTGATGGTGCTGTTGAGTTCATTGAGAAGCTCTTCGATAGGTCCGGGTATGGGCAGCTGCTGTCTGAGGTGCTCGGCTCTCCGAATCTGCTGCCTGTTTTGCCAAATGGTTTCAGCCAGCTTCTCGCACCTGACATGTGACCAAGAAATGTTTTGTTTCATGTAAATGGTTAAAGTTTTTGCTTATTCAAAAAGTTCGACTTAAAAAGGAACAAAGATTAAAAGATGAGTTAAAAACACCTCAAAGTTCAGACAGAATAATTGATATTCAAACTAAAAAGATGACagtcaataaaaacacaagaTTAGAAGGCAATAAGACAGAAATGTCAGCCCCTGTAGGTCTCTCTCCCGTCGAGATCCAATAATCTTTGGATATAAACCCAGAGGTGGATGGTTGGAGACTAATAAACCCATGATCCTTCACTACATGAGGGCATCTAGGAGCTATGCTCTCAGCAGGAGGTGGAAAAGAACTCACCAGGACTGAAGGATGTCCAGGCCTCCCTCTGGTGGGCCCCCGTTGCCTGCCAGCTGTTGCCGTCTCTTCCACTGGATCAACTCGTCATCCAGGATGACCGTCTGCTGCTTCCTCAACAGCTGCAGTGTTTTCTGGTGCTTCTCAGCCAGGTCCTGCCAGCaaaacagagcagaaaaacaccacATATAGGTATTTCATCGACCCTTCTCTGAGTGAATGCTTATCCAGAACACTCGAGCGAGTTTAAAAACGTGAAATGCTTTTTT from Nothobranchius furzeri strain GRZ-AD chromosome 5, NfurGRZ-RIMD1, whole genome shotgun sequence encodes:
- the stat5a gene encoding signal transducer and activator of transcription 5B produces the protein MAVWIQAQQLQGDALHQMQSLYGQHFPIEVRHYLSQWLESQLWDAIDLENPQEEFKAKRLLDSLILELQNKAEHQVGEDGFLLKIKLGHYANQLKSTYDRCPLELVRCIKHILYTEQRLIREATNSSSPVGGMMDSMSQKYQQINQAFEELRLLTQDTENDLRKLQHNQEYFIIQYQESLRIQAQLTSLATLPPADRQLREPALLSKRATVEAWLTREANTLQKYRLDLAEKHQKTLQLLRKQQTVILDDELIQWKRRQQLAGNGGPPEGGLDILQSWCEKLAETIWQNRQQIRRAEHLRQQLPIPGPIEELLNELNSTITDIISALVTSTFIIEKQPPQVLKTQTKFAATVRLLVGGKLNVHMNPPQVKATIISEQQAKALLKNENTRNESSGEILNNNCVMEYHQTTGTLSAHFRNMSLKRIKRSDRRGAESVTEEKFTILFESQFSVGSNELVFQVKTLSLPVVVIVHGSQDNNATATVLWDNAFAEAGRVPFLVPDKVLWPQLCEAINMKYKAEVQSNRGLSEENLVFLAQKAFSSTSNNPDDYRSMTMTWSQFNRESLPGRNFTFWQWFDGVMELTKKHLKPHWNDGAILGFVNKQQAQDMLMSKPNGTFLLRFSDSEIGGITIAWVAENPNKAGERMVWNLMPYTTKDFSIRSLADRISDLNHLLFLYPDRAKDEVFSKYYTPPLSKAVDGYVKPQIKQVVPDFATANPDPASGTPTYMDHGASPAPVNHSHSYGIYQPMSDPVLDGDGDFDLDDTMDVARHVEELLRRPVESQWGGQQS